One Cellulomonas soli DNA window includes the following coding sequences:
- a CDS encoding heavy-metal-associated domain-containing protein: MSQTTTFTVDGMTCGHCVGSVTSELTALPGVTDVKVELVTGGSSPVVVTSEGPLADEAVAAAVIEAGYAITPPRSLL; encoded by the coding sequence ATGAGCCAGACCACCACCTTCACCGTCGACGGCATGACCTGCGGCCACTGCGTCGGCTCCGTCACCTCCGAGCTCACGGCCCTGCCCGGCGTCACCGACGTCAAGGTCGAGCTCGTCACCGGCGGCTCGTCCCCCGTCGTGGTGACGAGCGAGGGCCCGCTGGCCGACGAGGCCGTCGCGGCCGCCGTCATCGAGGCCGGCTACGCGATCACCCCGCCCCGCTCGCTGCTCTGA
- a CDS encoding heavy metal translocating P-type ATPase: MSTDHVHPGTETAPAVPVAPLVTVDLAVEGMTCASCVARVEKKLNRVPGASATVNLALESAHVELHAPEGDGAPADPEALVAAVRSAGYDARVLKVASPSARTAPAADPHAGHHHPGTPAGGDATAAAQHSGHEAGHDAVEHALSGHTMAPGHEMTEDEDTSAPTDARGTDLRRRLRVAAVLSLPVLALSMIPALQFSGWQWVVAALALPVATWAAWPFHRAAAKAARHGASTMDTLVSIGIVAATGWSLWALLLGGAGEIGMTMTPSLWPAATSGHMEAVPELYFEVAAIVTTFLLAGRYAEHRSRRRAGDALRALLDLGAKDVSVLVTGPDGVRTEQRIAVDRLTVGDLFTVRPGEKVATDGVVVEGTSAIDTSLLTGEPVPVDVGPGDDVTGATINASGHLVVRATRVGEETRLAQIGRLVAAAQTGKAPVQRLADRISAVFVPVVLVLAAGTLAVWLLTGGGAQAAFTAAVAVLIIACPCALGLATPTALLVGTGRGAQLGILIKGPEILEQTRRVDTVVLDKTGTVTEGRMALVDVLVAPGEDRDEVLRLAGAVERLAEHPIARAIADAAEAEAPALTGEVQVGGDGVVIGSDQVHDFHAAAGHGVTGVVRAAHSGLGLSRRVLVGRPTWLTAQEVGTDALQERFDAAEADGATAVMVAWDGAARGVLVLRDPVKASSAQAVAELRGLGLRPVLLTGDNPGAALAAARVVGIADEDVIAQVLPADKVHVVERLQAGGARVAMVGDGVNDAAALATADLGLAMGTGTDVAIEASDVTLVRGDLRSAGQAIRLSRRTLTVIQQNLFWAFAYNVAAVPLAALGLLNPMIAGAAMAFSSVLVVTNSLRLRRFA, encoded by the coding sequence ATGAGCACCGATCACGTCCACCCGGGCACGGAGACGGCACCCGCCGTCCCCGTGGCACCCCTCGTCACGGTCGACCTGGCCGTCGAGGGCATGACCTGCGCCTCGTGCGTGGCCCGGGTCGAGAAGAAGCTCAACCGGGTGCCCGGCGCCAGCGCCACGGTGAACCTGGCGCTGGAGTCCGCCCACGTCGAGCTGCACGCACCCGAGGGCGACGGCGCCCCGGCCGACCCCGAGGCGCTCGTCGCCGCGGTCCGTTCGGCCGGGTACGACGCCCGCGTGCTCAAGGTCGCCTCGCCGTCCGCCCGCACCGCACCCGCGGCGGACCCGCACGCCGGGCACCACCACCCGGGGACCCCCGCCGGAGGCGACGCGACCGCGGCCGCGCAGCACAGCGGCCACGAGGCAGGGCACGATGCGGTCGAGCACGCCCTGTCCGGGCACACGATGGCCCCCGGCCACGAAATGACCGAGGACGAGGACACCTCGGCACCGACCGACGCCCGCGGCACCGACCTGCGTCGCCGGCTGCGCGTCGCGGCCGTGCTCAGCCTGCCCGTGCTGGCGCTGTCGATGATCCCGGCCCTGCAGTTCTCCGGCTGGCAGTGGGTCGTCGCCGCGCTCGCCCTGCCCGTGGCGACGTGGGCCGCGTGGCCGTTCCACCGCGCGGCGGCGAAGGCGGCCCGGCACGGCGCGTCGACCATGGACACCCTCGTGTCGATCGGCATCGTCGCGGCGACCGGCTGGTCGCTGTGGGCGCTCCTGCTCGGCGGCGCCGGCGAGATCGGCATGACCATGACCCCCTCGCTGTGGCCCGCCGCCACGAGCGGGCACATGGAGGCCGTGCCCGAGCTGTACTTCGAGGTCGCGGCGATCGTCACGACGTTCCTTCTTGCGGGCCGGTACGCCGAGCACCGCTCCCGCCGCCGCGCCGGCGACGCCCTGCGCGCCCTGCTCGACCTGGGTGCCAAGGACGTGTCCGTGCTGGTCACCGGACCGGACGGCGTCCGCACCGAGCAGCGCATCGCCGTCGACCGGCTGACCGTCGGCGACCTGTTCACCGTGCGGCCGGGCGAGAAGGTCGCCACCGACGGCGTCGTCGTCGAGGGCACCAGCGCGATCGACACCTCGCTGCTCACCGGCGAGCCCGTCCCGGTCGACGTCGGTCCCGGGGACGACGTGACCGGCGCGACGATCAACGCCTCCGGCCACCTGGTCGTGCGGGCCACGCGCGTCGGCGAGGAGACCCGGCTGGCGCAGATCGGTCGGCTCGTCGCCGCCGCGCAGACCGGCAAGGCGCCCGTGCAGCGGCTCGCCGACCGGATCTCGGCCGTGTTCGTGCCCGTCGTGCTGGTGCTGGCCGCCGGCACCCTGGCCGTCTGGCTGCTGACCGGCGGTGGCGCGCAGGCCGCGTTCACGGCCGCCGTCGCCGTGCTGATCATCGCGTGCCCCTGCGCCCTCGGCCTGGCCACGCCGACCGCGCTGCTGGTCGGCACCGGCCGCGGCGCCCAGCTCGGCATCCTCATCAAGGGCCCGGAGATCCTCGAGCAGACCCGTCGCGTCGACACCGTCGTGCTCGACAAGACCGGCACCGTGACCGAGGGCCGCATGGCGCTCGTCGACGTGCTCGTCGCCCCCGGCGAGGACCGTGACGAGGTGCTCCGGCTCGCCGGGGCCGTCGAGCGGCTCGCGGAGCACCCGATCGCCCGCGCGATCGCCGACGCCGCCGAGGCCGAGGCGCCCGCCCTCACCGGCGAGGTGCAGGTCGGCGGCGACGGCGTCGTCATCGGCTCCGACCAGGTGCACGACTTCCACGCCGCCGCCGGCCACGGCGTCACCGGTGTGGTCCGGGCCGCGCACTCCGGGCTCGGGCTGTCCCGTCGCGTGCTCGTCGGCCGCCCGACCTGGCTGACCGCGCAGGAGGTCGGCACGGACGCGCTGCAGGAGCGGTTCGACGCGGCCGAGGCCGACGGCGCGACCGCGGTCATGGTCGCGTGGGACGGTGCCGCCCGCGGCGTGCTCGTGCTGCGCGACCCGGTCAAGGCCAGCTCCGCCCAGGCGGTCGCCGAGCTGCGCGGGCTCGGCCTGCGCCCGGTGCTCCTCACCGGCGACAACCCCGGTGCGGCGCTGGCCGCTGCCCGGGTGGTCGGCATCGCCGACGAGGACGTCATCGCCCAGGTGCTGCCCGCCGACAAGGTGCACGTCGTCGAGCGGCTGCAGGCCGGAGGCGCGCGGGTGGCGATGGTCGGTGACGGCGTGAACGACGCCGCGGCCCTGGCCACCGCGGACCTCGGCCTGGCGATGGGCACGGGCACCGACGTGGCCATCGAGGCCTCCGACGTGACGCTCGTGCGCGGCGACCTGCGCTCGGCCGGTCAGGCGATCCGGCTGTCCCGGCGGACGCTGACGGTGATCCAGCAGAACCTCTTCTGGGCGTTCGCGTACAACGTCGCGGCGGTCCCGCTGGCCGCCCTCGGCCTGCTCAACCCGATGATCGCGGGCGCGGCGATGGCGTTCTCCTCGGTGCTCGTCGTGACGAACTCGCTGCGCCTGCGCCGCTTCGCCTGA
- a CDS encoding sulfite exporter TauE/SafE family protein: MRTLVLLALVGLGAQLVDGALGMAYGVTSATLLLAIGTNPAAASATVHLAEIGTTLASGVSHWRFGNVDWKVVVRVGVPGAVGAFAGATVLSRLSTDAAKPVMSLILLGLGLYLLGRFTFRGLRTDRLGQPLRKRFLGPLGLVAGFVDATGGGGWGPVGTPALLASGRLEPRKVIGSIDTSEFLVSLAASLGFLLSLGSQGIDFVWVLALLLGGVVAAPLAAWLVRHVPPRVLGSAVGGVIVLTNTRTLLRSDWLGQADTPTESLVLGAIAIVWAAAVTWSVRAYRAEQAALPAVGVDRSHADEAPASARGEAEPVGAGVGTADAAVLDRSPVAGSHS; encoded by the coding sequence GTGCGCACACTCGTCCTGCTGGCCCTCGTCGGCCTCGGTGCCCAGCTGGTCGACGGCGCCCTCGGCATGGCCTACGGCGTCACGTCCGCCACCCTGCTGCTCGCCATCGGCACCAACCCCGCCGCCGCCTCTGCCACCGTGCACCTCGCCGAGATCGGCACCACGCTCGCCTCCGGCGTCTCGCACTGGCGGTTCGGCAACGTCGACTGGAAGGTCGTCGTCCGCGTCGGCGTCCCCGGCGCCGTCGGCGCGTTCGCCGGCGCGACCGTGCTCTCACGCCTGTCGACCGACGCCGCCAAGCCCGTCATGTCGCTCATCCTGCTCGGCCTCGGCCTCTACCTGCTCGGCCGCTTCACGTTCCGCGGGCTGCGCACCGACCGCCTCGGCCAGCCGCTGCGCAAGCGGTTCCTCGGCCCGCTCGGCCTGGTCGCCGGGTTCGTCGACGCCACCGGGGGAGGCGGCTGGGGACCCGTCGGCACCCCCGCCCTGCTCGCCTCCGGCCGGCTCGAGCCCCGCAAGGTCATCGGCTCGATCGACACCAGCGAGTTCCTCGTCTCGCTCGCCGCCAGCCTCGGGTTCCTGCTCTCGCTCGGCTCGCAGGGCATCGACTTCGTGTGGGTCCTCGCGCTCCTCCTCGGCGGTGTCGTCGCAGCCCCGCTCGCCGCCTGGCTCGTCCGGCACGTGCCGCCGCGCGTCCTCGGCTCGGCCGTCGGTGGCGTCATCGTCCTCACCAACACCCGCACGCTGCTGCGCTCCGACTGGCTCGGCCAGGCCGACACCCCGACCGAGAGCCTCGTGCTCGGGGCGATCGCCATCGTCTGGGCCGCCGCCGTCACCTGGTCCGTGCGCGCCTACCGCGCCGAGCAGGCCGCGCTGCCCGCGGTCGGCGTGGACCGGTCGCACGCGGACGAGGCCCCCGCGTCGGCCCGGGGTGAGGCCGAGCCGGTCGGCGCCGGAGTGGGCACCGCGGACGCCGCCGTCCTCGACCGCTCGCCGGTGGCCGGCTCGCACTCCTGA
- a CDS encoding metal-sensitive transcriptional regulator, which produces MHGYTGAKDDYLKRLSRIEGQVRGIARMVDEDVYCIDVLTQIAAVTKALQAVSIGLVEDHLGHCVVDAARQSPEAGAEKVREASEAIARLVRS; this is translated from the coding sequence GTGCACGGATACACCGGCGCCAAGGACGACTACCTCAAGCGGCTCAGCCGCATCGAGGGACAGGTCCGCGGCATCGCGCGCATGGTGGACGAGGACGTGTACTGCATCGACGTCCTCACCCAGATCGCCGCCGTCACCAAGGCGCTGCAGGCCGTGAGCATCGGCCTCGTCGAGGACCACCTCGGGCACTGCGTGGTCGACGCCGCGCGGCAGTCCCCCGAGGCGGGCGCCGAGAAGGTCCGTGAGGCGTCCGAGGCCATCGCCCGGCTCGTCCGCAGCTGA